tgatatctgtgagtataacagaattcacatggcaggcaaaaacctgcgaaaaaaatccaaccagtaagtgggaaatctgaggattgtagtttttcaactctttgcctatcaaatacagtgtctatggggtcaaatttcACTTCCCAAAgcttccaatagatgtcaacagtctttagaactttgtttgatgcttctactgtgaagtgggggcaaatgagaggggaatgagtcagaggtctgccagagaggcaTGAGCTGACCAAGCGCATTCACATGATAGTTAACTTGAGTTCCATTGTATctacaaaggaattctccggttggaacattattttagatttatgttaaaaacatcctaaagattgtcAAACGGTGTATAGAatcatgtttctacggactgtagcggaactttttgacttttcatctGGACCTAGTGATCTCGCGTCATGagtttggattactgggctaaacgcgaacaaaaaggaggtatttggacataaattatggacattatcgaacaaaacaaacatttattgtggaactgggattcctcggagtgcattctgatgaagatcaaaggtaagtgaatatttgtaatgctatttctgacttctgttgacaacacaacatggcggatatctgtttgggttgttttggtctcggTTCTCTGTAGTCAGATTATTGCATGgaaatctgacagcggttgcattaaacgAGTCCATAACATTGCcgtgacaaaaaaataaatatatttccgACATACCATTGAGAACCCAGTCCCTCTCCTGCTGGCTCTTGTCTCCGTGGATACCCATTGCTGGCCAGCTGTAACAGACAAACATGGACATCAGAGGCATGACTCATTACAAGGAGAATGATGTTCCAGTTAAATGAGACACTACTGCGATGACCCTTACCCATCCCGTCTCATCCTCCTGGTGAGCTCATCGCAGCGTCTCTTGGTCTCGGTAAATATGATGGTCTTGTTCTCCTTCTCGCTCATGATCTCTTCCAGCAGCCGGAGGAGCCTTAGGTGGAAAGACAAGAGACCGGGTTCAAATTGGCATGACTCACTTTATCCTGGACTAATTAATGACCAATTGAAGAGTTCTTCCGTTTGAATTCCTTCAATTATGAAGCAGTGTAAATGTGAGGTTTGGCTTTGCGGAGGAGGAATGTGTCACTCACTTGTCATCCTTCTCTCCGTCGTTGCACACGTCCACTATCTGCAGGATGTTGTGATTGGCGCTGAGCTGCAGAGCACCCACGTTGATCTGGACATACTGCTTTAGGAAGTCCTCAGCCAGCTGACGCACCTCCTTGGGCCAGGTGGCACTCCACATGAGGGTCTGACGATCCGGCTGAGAGAAGAACAGAAAACAGATGACTTGGTATTTCATCAAATCCTTCAAGCAGTCTAATGGATGATCCTACAGGAAAAccgaatcaaattttatttgtcacatgcgccaaatacaacaggtgtagattttactgtgaaatgctcacttacaagcacttaaccaacaatgcagttcaagaaatagagtgaagaaaatatttaataaagaagctaaagtaaaacatttataaaaagttacaataaaataaacaataccaaggctatgtacagggggtagcggtattgagtcaatgtgcaggggtactggttagtcgaggtatgCAGACTCTGCAATGATTTGTCAAAGTCCAATGGGAATTCTGCCAATTGAAATGAGCTGCAAGTATTGAGGAAGTCTGCAAATCATTGCGGGAATGAGCCTTTATACTGAAGAACTCTCGCCAAAGGAATTGCGTTGAGTCAAAGCCACATACTCTAATTTGGTCCACAATTTTGCGGATTTGGGGCTCGAAGCCCATGTCCAGCATACGGTCAGCCTCGTCCAGCACAAGGTAGGTACACCTGCGAAGGTTGGTCTTCCCAGCCTCCAGGAAGTCAATGAGACGCCCTGGGGTGGCAATACAGATCTCAACACCTGGGGGGGAAACAGACAACACTCACTCAGATGTCTGCCTCTGTCACCAAAATTATTTAATACTGAACCAACGTACTGAGAAAACAAATGATCGAAAAACAAAGTGGTGGATAGATACCTCGCTCAAGGTCCCGAATCTGGGGTCCTTTGGGGGCTCCACCATAGACGCAGACTGACTTCAGACGGGAGGCCCTACCGTACTCAGCGGCAACCTGCTGCACCTGCTGGGCCAGCTCACGGGTCGGGGCCAGCACCAAACACTGAGCGACAAAGATAGAGACAAGTGTTATTCAGCGGGAATTATCCTGTAAAAACTAAGGATGTTCTCTAGTCAAGAGGCTTATGGTGTACTTACTATAGGTCCGTCTCCGTGCTCCAAGAATGGCTGGTGTTGAATGTGCACGATTGCAGGCAGCAGATactgaggggagggggagggggggggggaattgagCACGGTTCATCTGCACAAATATGTACCAGAAAGATGCTACCAAGAGTAGTTTTAAATCAATGTACTTACAGCAAGGGTTTTACCAGAGCCTGTCTGGGCAATGCCCACCATGTCTTTCCCACTGAGGGCCAGGGGCCAGCCCTGAGCCTGGATAGGAGTTGGCTCAGCCCATCCTTGTTTGGCAATCACATCCATCACATAATCTGAAAAATACAAGTTCGATTACATATGAGATTCAATTCCACCATCTTATACAACCAGCTTGTTCTTAGGCAAAGTTGGAAGACAGGTTTTACTCACTTGGAAAATTGGCCTCATGAAACTTCATCATTGGCTTGGGGCAGTCTCTGCCTTTCACTGTTACTTCTTTACTTCTCAGGTAGTTCTCCACCTCTTGCTGCAATTGGACACATAAAAGGTTGTTCATTGGCAAAGACCATTTGAATCAAAAGGTGAAGACCACACACTCAAATCACATGGAAAGAACTGCCTGGGTCACTTACAGGTGGTCTGCGGGTCACATCCGGGTGCTCCTGGTAGAAGTTCTTCTCAAACTTTGGGAGCTCATCCATGTTCCAGTGTTTTTTACGCAGTCTTTCGCCTGGGTTGCCAAATTTCCCCTGTGGGGGTCCACCCCTACTGCCACCACCGCCGCCTCCAAAACGAGGTGCACCTCCATACCTGAAATAGTAAGGGGAACAACCTAATATTAGATGACTGAGCATACAGTGGATGCGGTGTTGAAGTCAGATAGTTATGCCAGCTACATTGCAGAGCTGAAACCCCACATTCCCCTACGAGTTAGCATGGCTTGATGAGTACTACAACAGCTAACGTTACCTTGATAAAAGTTAGGTTCCTTTAGTCTAATATTTGGCTAACGTTACTCCTTAGTGTATATTTATGGGCAAATTGGCTCTGGAAGCCACGCACTCCATCTAAACATGAATTGGTTAAAGAAACAAATCCACCTACTTTAATACAGTATATTTTCcttttgtgaaattattttatcTGTAAACCGTTGCAGCCTACAGTATTTTTTTTTAGCGACAACACGTTTGTGACGTCAGTCTTCCGTTTACACAGGTGCCTGAGACGCAGACAGCTAATTAGCGCAGGTAGTCCACACCCCCTCTTCCGTAAACAAGCACTGTAAcatggccgtgtgggaaccctAACCCAATAAATATGTGTATCAATTTCGCCGATATTAAAGataaggtccttatgcttccaaacCCGTACCGCAATCGATGAGTGTTTATGTTCAGACCGAGCGTCGTGGCTCTTATCTTAACACTCCCCTACAGAACGCCTTCATTTAATGATTTGTGTAATGAACTGAGAGCCACGAACAAGGGCTTACACATGCAAAGACGTGGTAGGTCTAACTACATTAGTTTCTGCGTCATGTTTGAACCAGTTTAGCTGCCATTTTAATTCCGGCCGGTAGAGGAACAAAGGGAACCGGCCGGCATTTTGATTCGAAACAATTTGCCACATTTAAGATTAGCAAACATTCCAAGGTTCTTACCTAACCAACATCACATTCTATATTTTATGCGCCGATGTGCAAGCGTAGTGGATATCGTTATTGTATCAAATATAGCATAGGCCTCTGAGATTCTCCCATTGCTAACGTGCGTTATACATAGCTAACAAATGTTAACGTTAGGTGCCAGCTAAACATTTGCCCGACCTGCTTGTTACATCAATTAGATCAGGCAAAATGTTATTTAACTAGGGTTCGAAGAAGTCGCATTAACATTGCGCATTTAGCCAAAGCCAATGGCAGGGACAAACAAAacgtaactagctagctacagtaccgTGTTAAAACTAACCATCGCACCGTCTTTTCCTAGCTAACGACGTTAGCTAAACAGACTCGCGTTTACTTACCCCCTGTCTCTGCCACGATCTCTGTCGGAAAATCCGGGCATGATTAAGCAGTGTATGAAAGTAACAGACTGTATTTACGTCTATATCTCTAAACCAATCTATGATAAATACAAGTGGATAATCTACAAGTGCGACACACGAAAATAGAAATACCGGGGACACAAATGTCAGTCAAACGGTGTACTAGCTCATAACACATTGGAACATATCAACGCGCCTGTGTCTGGTACTACTTTTTCTCCTTATTTGGTCACGGAAGTTAGTTGATTGGCAGTTTGTGACATGTTATTAACCCATTTTTACAGTAACCTTCATTACTTGAGCCAAATTAAGTACTGATGTATTAACTTATTCAACATGGACAActtataaatcatttaaaaaatgaatgcaGGTAGTAGACGCAAAATTGTGTTTACACAGGAACGCTACTTCTACTCAATAGTCTACTGAAAGAAGCAACAATACAATTTCCAATTTTACAatgtttattttaatgcagtcaaCATATAATGGATACCAAAGAcaggcagaaactgcttctctAATAGAAAACCCAGATCCCACTTGTTGGCGACGTTAAGGCGACTTTGGCTAGCTAAACTCATGCGCAGAAACAC
This sequence is a window from Oncorhynchus mykiss isolate Arlee chromosome 13, USDA_OmykA_1.1, whole genome shotgun sequence. Protein-coding genes within it:
- the LOC110485955 gene encoding probable ATP-dependent RNA helicase DDX5, with the translated sequence MPGFSDRDRGRDRGYGGAPRFGGGGGGSRGGPPQGKFGNPGERLRKKHWNMDELPKFEKNFYQEHPDVTRRPPQEVENYLRSKEVTVKGRDCPKPMMKFHEANFPNYVMDVIAKQGWAEPTPIQAQGWPLALSGKDMVGIAQTGSGKTLAYLLPAIVHIQHQPFLEHGDGPICLVLAPTRELAQQVQQVAAEYGRASRLKSVCVYGGAPKGPQIRDLERGVEICIATPGRLIDFLEAGKTNLRRCTYLVLDEADRMLDMGFEPQIRKIVDQIRPDRQTLMWSATWPKEVRQLAEDFLKQYVQINVGALQLSANHNILQIVDVCNDGEKDDKLLRLLEEIMSEKENKTIIFTETKRRCDELTRRMRRDGWPAMGIHGDKSQQERDWVLNEFKYGKAPILIATDVASRGLDVEDVKFVINYDYPNSSEDYIHRIGRTARSQKTGTAYTFFTPNNMKQASDLIAVLREANQAINPKLLQMAEARGGRGGGGRGGFRDDRRDRYSGGRSYGGGGGGGGYRDKDSDRGFGGGPKSAFGAKTQNGGGYGGSTYNKGASSGGSYGNSYSSNGQASFGTTNQVGAFGGQNFQAPPQFGAAQAATQNGMGRPPFPFNPQAQQPQQPPPMVPYSMPPPFPQ